One Dioscorea cayenensis subsp. rotundata cultivar TDr96_F1 chromosome 15, TDr96_F1_v2_PseudoChromosome.rev07_lg8_w22 25.fasta, whole genome shotgun sequence genomic region harbors:
- the LOC120277240 gene encoding LOW QUALITY PROTEIN: zinc finger MYM-type protein 1-like (The sequence of the model RefSeq protein was modified relative to this genomic sequence to represent the inferred CDS: inserted 2 bases in 1 codon) gives MFKKKTIDSFFKRKDRNDEETSVENVDQQQPSSSEIPILELEQHVQPPSKFIKIGVTGEEKVNIDALIRDPGKRPQIWDYPINQQDEIRRAYMKFGPYQFIMDVYPLSGQDDHPRRFQAHWFKVFPWLEYSPEEDAAFCFPCYLFSKRSSSFTSKGFRNWKKVNSGKDCAFLSHVGKSPNSPHNIAIKCFEDLKNQSCHIDKVLVKQTSQQILSNRLRLKASIDVVRWLTFQACAFRGHDESLGSKNRGNFLEMIKLLASYNKEVDEVVLENAPQNARYTSPTIQKEILQVFARKVQREIREEISDAKYCLIVDEARDESRREQMALVIRFVDKHGFVKERFLDIVHVKDTTALTLKQEICSVLSHHNLNIQNIRGQGYDGAKCPYAYYVHCLAHQLQLALVVAAKEAVDVHSFFQNLNVIVNVVCSSCKRNDELQAAYVSEIANLIANDEIETGRGANQIGTLQRPGDTRWSSHFNSICSLLRMYSATALVLEDLAVKGSTYSQRGDATYALKALMSFDFVFILHVLKEIMGITDKLCQALQQKSQDILNAMCLVSTTKLLIQNLRDCGWNFLLEKVTSFCSRQAIQIPDMNGAYSDIIRSRRHKDSVTVSHHYRIDIFTTVIDYQLKELNSRFSEQATELLILSTTLDPKDAFKSFDARDICNLVEKFYSSDFSEQEKIQLEYELQHYELDVHKDPNFQNLSTIGELCQKFAENGKSSFYPLIDRLLRLVLTXDSFYPFSAMKIIKTRLRNKMEDGFLTDYMIVYIEKEIAEKFTTDMIIDDFYAMKHRRAQLKK, from the exons ATGTTTAAGAAGAAAACAATTGATTCATTTTTCAAGAGGAAAGatagaaatgatgaagaaactaGTGTTGAAAATGTTGATCAACAACAACCATCTTCATCTGAAATACCAATCTTGGAGTTGGAGCAACATGTCCAACCACCTTCCAAATTTATCAAGATTGGAGTAACCGGAGAAGAAAAGGTTAATATTGATGCTTTAATCCGTGATCCTGGAAAACGCCCACAAATTTGGGATTATCCTATTAATCAACAAGATGAAATTCGTAGGGCATATATGAAGTTTGGGCCTTACCAATTTATAATGGATGTATATCCACTTTCTGGCCAAGATGATCATCCTCGTCGATTTCAAGCTCATTGGTTTAAAGTATTTCCTTGGTTAGAGTATTCGCCGGAAGAAGATGCTGCTTTTTGCTTTCCATGTTATTTGTTCTCTAAAAGGTCAAGCTCATTCACTTCAAAGGGATTTAGAAATTGGAAAAAAGTGAATAGTGGGAAAGATTGTGCATTTCTATCTCATGTGGGAAAGAGTCCTAATTCTCCTCACAATATTGCCATTAAAtgctttgaagatttgaagaatcAATCATGTCATATTGACAAAGTATTGGTTAAACAAACCTCACAACAAATTTTGAGTAATCGCCTACGCCTTAAAGCCTCTATAGATGTTGTTAGATGGCTGACATTTCAGGCGTGTGCTTTTAGAGGGCATGATGAAAGCTTGGGATCAAAGAACCGAGGTAATTTTCTTGAAATGATAAAGCTTTTGGCTTCTTATAATAAAGAAGTAGATGAAGTTGTCTTAGAGAATGCCCCTCAAAATGCAAGATACACTTCACCTActattcaaaaagaaattttacaaGTCTTTGCTAGAAAGGTGCAAAGGGAAATTCGAGAAGAGATTAGTGATGCAAAATATTgtttgattgttgatgaagctCGAGATGAATCTAGAAGAGAACAAATGGCTCTTGTTATTAGATTTGTTGATAAGCATGGATTTGTCAAGGAGCGTTTTCTTGATATAGTACATGTTAAAGATACTACTGCACTCACTCTTAAGCAAGAGATTTGTTCAGTGTTGTCTCATCATAATCTTAACATTCAAAATATTCGAGGCCAAGGATATGATGGAGCTA AATGTCCTTACGCATATTATGTTCATTGTTTAGCTCATCAATTACAACTAGCTCTTGTTGTCGCAGCTAAAGAAGCAGTTGATgttcattctttctttcaaaatttgaatgtgATTGTTAATGTTGTGTGTTCTTCATGTAAACGTAATGATGAGTTACAAGCTGCTTATGTATCTGAAATTGCTAATTTGATTGCAAATGATGAGATTGAGACTGGTAGGGGAGCTAACCAAATTGGCACATTACAGAGACCTGGTGATACTAGATGGAGTTCTCATTTCAATTCTATATGCAGCCTTTTACGCATGTATAGTGCAACTGCTTTGGTTCTTGAAGATTTAGCTGTTAAAGGATCTACTTACTCCCAACGAGGTGATGCTACATATGCTCTCAAAGCATTGATgtcatttgattttgttttcattctacATGTGTTGAAAGAAATTATGGGAATTACCGACAAACTCTGTCAAGCTTTGCAACAAAAGTCTCAAGATATTTTGAATGCCATGTGCTTGGTCTCTACCACAAAAttgttgattcaaaatttaagaGATTGTGGTTGGAATTTTCTATTAGAAAAAGTTACTTCTTTTTGTAGTAGACAAGCTATTCAAATTCCTGATATGAATGGTGCTTATTCAGACATAATTCGATCCCGAAGGCATAAAGATTCTGTGACAGTATCGCATCATTATCGCATCGATATATTTACTACTGTTATAGATTATCagttaaaagaattaaatagcAGGTTCAGTGAGCAAGCAACAGAACTTCTTATACTGAGTACAACTTTAGATCCTAAGGATGCATTCAAGTCATTTGATGCTAGGGACATttgtaatcttgttgagaaatttTATTCATCAGATTTTTCTGAGCAAGAAAAGATTCAATTGGAATATGAATTGCAACATTATGAACTTGATGTGCACAAAGATCCTAATTTTCAGAACTTGTCTACTATTGGTGAATTATGTCAAAAGTTTGCAGAGAATGGAAAGTCTAGTTTTTATCCTTTGATTGACAGATTATTACGACTTGTCTTGAC TGACAGTTTTTATCCTTTTTCAGctatgaaaattattaaaacaaggCTTCGCAACAAGATGGAAGATGGTTTTCTCACTGATTATATGATTGTTTATATCGAGAAGGAGATTGCAGAAAAATTTACCACGGATATGataattgatgatttttatgCAATGAAACATCGACGAGCACAACTTAAGAAATGA